In a genomic window of Gossypium arboreum isolate Shixiya-1 chromosome 7, ASM2569848v2, whole genome shotgun sequence:
- the LOC108457178 gene encoding delta(8)-fatty-acid desaturase 2, whose translation MEGEKRYISAEELKEHNKSGDLWISIQGKVYDVSEWAKEHPGGEIPLLNLAGQDVTDAFLAYHPGTAWQYLDKLFTGYHLKDFEVSEVSKDYRRLVSEFAKAGMFEKKGHVALFSLTAVALLFLVVLYGVLRCDSVWAHLGSAILLGLLWMQSAYVGHDSGHYQVMTSRGYNKLAQILSGNCLTGISIAWWKWTHNAHHIACNSLDHDPDLQHIPVFAVSSHFFTSLTSSFYGRTLNFDPLARFLVSYQHWTYYPVMIVARVNLFVQTFLLLFSNRSVPDRGFNIMGILVFWTWFPLLVSCLPNWPERIMFVLASFAVTSIQHVQFTLNHFSANVYVGLPTGNDWFEKQTSGTIDISCPSMMDWFFGGLQFQLEHHLFPRLPRCHLRKVSPLVRELCKKHKLPYRSLSFWEANKSTIRTLRTAALQARDLTNPAPKNLLWEAFNTHG comes from the coding sequence ATGGAGGGTGAGAAAAGATACATTAGTGCGGAAGAGCTGAAAGAGCATAACAAATCTGGGGATTTGTGGATCTCAATCCAGGGCAAGGTTTACGATGTTTCAGAGTGGGCAAAGGAGCATCCCGGTGGGGAAATCCCGCTTTTGAATCTGGCCGGCCAAGATGTTACCGATGCGTTTCTGGCGTATCACCCTGGAACCGCTTGGCAGTATCTTGACAAGTTGTTCACTGGTTATCATCTCAAAGATTTCGAGGTGTCGGAGGTATCCAAGGATTATAGGAGGCTGGTCTCGGAGTTTGCCAAAGCCGGTATGTTTGAAAAGAAAGGACATGTAGCCCTTTTTTCACTTACAGCTGTAGCTCTATTGTTTCTTGTTGTTCTTTATGGTGTTTTGAGATGTGATAGCGTGTGGGCACATCTTGGGTCGGCCATCTTGTTGGGCTTGCTTTGGATGCAAAGCGCATACGTTGGTCACGATTCAGGTCATTACCAGGTAATGACTAGCCGCGGTTACAACAAGCTCGCTCAGATTTTATCTGGGAATTGTTTAACCGGGATCAGCATTGCCTGGTGGAAATGGACTCACAATGCTCACCACATTGCCTGCAACAGCCTGGACCACGATCCCGATCTCCAGCACATTCCTGTTTTTGCCGTCTCTTCACACTTTTTCACTTCCTTAACCTCTAGCTTTTATGGAAGGACATTAAATTTCGATCCTTTAGCAAGGTTTCTTGTCAGTTACCAGCACTGGACATATTACCCTGTCATGATTGTGGCAAGGGTCAACCTATTTGTCCAAACATTCTTGCTCTTGTTTTCAAACCGTAGTGTCCCAGATAGAGGTTTTAACATAATGGGAATCCTTGTGTTTTGGACATGGTTCCCCCTCCTGGTTTCATGTCTTCCCAATTGGCCTGAGAGGATCATGTTTGTTCTTGCCAGCTTCGCCGTCACATCGATTCAACACGTTCAGTTCACATTGAACCATTTCTCAGCAAATGTGTACGTTGGACTCCCAACAGGCAACGACTGGTTCGAGAAGCAAACAAGTGGGACAATAGATATCTCTTGTCCTTCCATGATGGACTGGTTCTTCGGTGGTTTACAGTTCCAGTTAGAGCACCATTTGTTCCCCAGGTTGCCACGGTGCCATTTGAGGAAGGTTTCCCCTCTGGTGAGGGAACTCTGCAAGAAGCACAAATTGCCTTACCGGAGTCTGTCTTTCTGGGAGGCGAATAAATCAACGATTAGGACTCTGAGGACTGCCGCCTTGCAAGCTCGAGACTTAACTAACCCTGCCCcaaagaatttgttgtgggaAGCTTTTAATACCCACGGCtga
- the LOC108476340 gene encoding protein ABIL1-like yields the protein MAFDQVSSNSFLKALQELNNLKPQLYSAAKYSEKSLLHSELKQMVLDNLKDYAVQALVSVADHLGTVAYKLTDLLDQQTLQVSTIELKVSCLNQQLLMCQTYMDSEGLRQQKSTELTPRHQKHYILPNSVIEKVHFSRHVQTNPSQNYFQAKWLLASDTPASKPLSWHLASETKSTLKGISQTLGSNGIFQPPSNASGNFQLLGMLVTSVAHITVVT from the exons ATGGCATTCGATCAGGTTTCCAGCAACAGCTTCCTCAAAGCCTTGCAG GAGCTCAACAACTTAAAGCCTCAGCTATATTCAGCTGCAAAATACAGCGAAAAGTCGTTGCTGCACAGTGAACTGAAGCAGAT GGTACTAGACAACCTGAAAGATTATGCTGTACAGGCTCTTGTTAGTGTTGCTGATCACCTTGGCACTGTGGCTTACAAGTTAACTGATCTTCTTGACCAGCAAACGTTGCAAGTGTCAACCATAGAGCTAAAAGTATCTTGTTTGAATCAG CAACTACTTATGTGCCAAACATACATGGATAGCGAAGGTCTCAGGCAGCAAAAGTCGACGGAACTTACCCCAAGACATCAAAAGCACTACATTTTACCAA ATTCTGTCATCGAGAAGGTACATTTTAGTCGACATGTACAAACAAATCCTAGCCAAAACTATTTCCAGGCTAAATGGCTTCTTGCTTCAG ATACTCCTGCATCAAAACCACTTTCATGGCACTTAGCCTCAGAAACAAAATCTACTTTGAAAGGGATTTCACAAACTTTGGGGAG CAACGGAATCTTCCAACCTCCTAGCAATGCTTCTGGGAATTTCCAGTTATTGGGTATGCTTGTTACATCAGTAGCTCATATTACTGTTGTTACATAG